Proteins from one Triplophysa dalaica isolate WHDGS20190420 chromosome 6, ASM1584641v1, whole genome shotgun sequence genomic window:
- the si:dkeyp-67f1.2 gene encoding protein FAM3C isoform X4: MRSRGKETSVSWKSLCVYKCVSSTSLFLSDLLYVLTTMIIILIWCFSIDWSMQEAAKRSCNVHDGVDGRSIEALETDCDNGGLFKSQFGCCPHKECSLDDFPFHLRSGAANVVPPKICFNNTIIMGGVRGNSGQGLNIVIINSQTGKILRSNYFNLKSEGHEELLEYLKLIKPGNIILVASHINPETKLTDEIKDIFAGFGSTMIGSLNPMDSWVFAANSK, from the exons ATGAGATCTCGAGGTAAAGAAACATCAGTTTCTTGGAAGTCtctttgtgtttacaaatgtgTTTCCAGTACTTCTCTATTTCTTTCAGATCTTCTCTATGTTTTAACAACAATGATAATCATCTTAATCTGGTGTTTCTCCATCGACTGGTCAATGCAAGAAGCTGCAAAACGGTCATGTAATGTACACG ATGGAGTTGATGGTCGCTCAATAGAGGCTTTAGAAACAGACTGTGATAATGGAG GTCTGTTTAAATCTCAATTTGGTTGTTGTCCACATAAGGAATGCTCCTTAGATGATTTCCCCTTTCACCTTCGCAGTGGAGCAGCCAACGTGGTCCCTCCAAAAATCTGCTTTAATAACACTAT CATCATGGGGGGTGTACGGGGCAATTCAGGACAAGGACTCAACATTGTGATAATAAACA GTCAAACCGGGAAGATTTTAAGAAGTAATTACTTTAATTTGAAATCTGAAG GTCACGAGGAATTGCTTGAATATCTAAAGTTAATAAAGCCTGGAAATATCATTCTTGTGGCATCACACATCAACCCAGAGACAAA GTTGACAGATGAGATTAAAGATATATTCGCTGGTTTTGGAAGCACTATGATCGGATCCCTGAACCCTATGGATAGCTGGGTATTTGCAG ctaattcaaaatga
- the si:dkeyp-67f1.2 gene encoding protein FAM3C isoform X1: MRSRGKETSVSWKSLCVYKCVSSTSLFLSDLLYVLTTMIIILIWCFSIDWSMQEAAKRSCNVHDGVDGRSIEALETDCDNGGLFKSQFGCCPHKECSLDDFPFHLRSGAANVVPPKICFNNTIIMGGVRGNSGQGLNIVIINSQTGKILRSNYFNLKSEGHEELLEYLKLIKPGNIILVASHINPETKLTDEIKDIFAGFGSTMIGSLNPMDSWVFAGAYGMKKVSPFEKLIQNDLKNNAYGDWPEMGEIMDCFPKV; encoded by the exons ATGAGATCTCGAGGTAAAGAAACATCAGTTTCTTGGAAGTCtctttgtgtttacaaatgtgTTTCCAGTACTTCTCTATTTCTTTCAGATCTTCTCTATGTTTTAACAACAATGATAATCATCTTAATCTGGTGTTTCTCCATCGACTGGTCAATGCAAGAAGCTGCAAAACGGTCATGTAATGTACACG ATGGAGTTGATGGTCGCTCAATAGAGGCTTTAGAAACAGACTGTGATAATGGAG GTCTGTTTAAATCTCAATTTGGTTGTTGTCCACATAAGGAATGCTCCTTAGATGATTTCCCCTTTCACCTTCGCAGTGGAGCAGCCAACGTGGTCCCTCCAAAAATCTGCTTTAATAACACTAT CATCATGGGGGGTGTACGGGGCAATTCAGGACAAGGACTCAACATTGTGATAATAAACA GTCAAACCGGGAAGATTTTAAGAAGTAATTACTTTAATTTGAAATCTGAAG GTCACGAGGAATTGCTTGAATATCTAAAGTTAATAAAGCCTGGAAATATCATTCTTGTGGCATCACACATCAACCCAGAGACAAA GTTGACAGATGAGATTAAAGATATATTCGCTGGTTTTGGAAGCACTATGATCGGATCCCTGAACCCTATGGATAGCTGGGTATTTGCAGGTGCTTATGGAATGAAGAAAGTTAGTCCTTTTGAAAAG ctaattcaaaatgatttgaagAACAACGCATATGGAGACTGGCCAGAGATGGGGGAGATCATGGACTGCTTTCCCAAAGTCTAG
- the si:dkeyp-67f1.2 gene encoding protein FAM3C isoform X3 yields the protein MRSRDLLYVLTTMIIILIWCFSIDWSMQEAAKRSCNVHDGVDGRSIEALETDCDNGGLFKSQFGCCPHKECSLDDFPFHLRSGAANVVPPKICFNNTIIMGGVRGNSGQGLNIVIINSQTGKILRSNYFNLKSEGHEELLEYLKLIKPGNIILVASHINPETKLTDEIKDIFAGFGSTMIGSLNPMDSWVFAGAYGMKKVSPFEKLIQNDLKNNAYGDWPEMGEIMDCFPKV from the exons ATGAGATCTCGAG ATCTTCTCTATGTTTTAACAACAATGATAATCATCTTAATCTGGTGTTTCTCCATCGACTGGTCAATGCAAGAAGCTGCAAAACGGTCATGTAATGTACACG ATGGAGTTGATGGTCGCTCAATAGAGGCTTTAGAAACAGACTGTGATAATGGAG GTCTGTTTAAATCTCAATTTGGTTGTTGTCCACATAAGGAATGCTCCTTAGATGATTTCCCCTTTCACCTTCGCAGTGGAGCAGCCAACGTGGTCCCTCCAAAAATCTGCTTTAATAACACTAT CATCATGGGGGGTGTACGGGGCAATTCAGGACAAGGACTCAACATTGTGATAATAAACA GTCAAACCGGGAAGATTTTAAGAAGTAATTACTTTAATTTGAAATCTGAAG GTCACGAGGAATTGCTTGAATATCTAAAGTTAATAAAGCCTGGAAATATCATTCTTGTGGCATCACACATCAACCCAGAGACAAA GTTGACAGATGAGATTAAAGATATATTCGCTGGTTTTGGAAGCACTATGATCGGATCCCTGAACCCTATGGATAGCTGGGTATTTGCAGGTGCTTATGGAATGAAGAAAGTTAGTCCTTTTGAAAAG ctaattcaaaatgatttgaagAACAACGCATATGGAGACTGGCCAGAGATGGGGGAGATCATGGACTGCTTTCCCAAAGTCTAG
- the si:dkeyp-67f1.2 gene encoding protein FAM3C isoform X2, with protein MRSRGKETSVSWKSLCVYKCVSSTSLFLSDLLYVLTTMIIILIWCFSIDWSMQEAAKRSYGVDGRSIEALETDCDNGGLFKSQFGCCPHKECSLDDFPFHLRSGAANVVPPKICFNNTIIMGGVRGNSGQGLNIVIINSQTGKILRSNYFNLKSEGHEELLEYLKLIKPGNIILVASHINPETKLTDEIKDIFAGFGSTMIGSLNPMDSWVFAGAYGMKKVSPFEKLIQNDLKNNAYGDWPEMGEIMDCFPKV; from the exons ATGAGATCTCGAGGTAAAGAAACATCAGTTTCTTGGAAGTCtctttgtgtttacaaatgtgTTTCCAGTACTTCTCTATTTCTTTCAGATCTTCTCTATGTTTTAACAACAATGATAATCATCTTAATCTGGTGTTTCTCCATCGACTGGTCAATGCAAGAAGCTGCAAAACGGTCAT ATGGAGTTGATGGTCGCTCAATAGAGGCTTTAGAAACAGACTGTGATAATGGAG GTCTGTTTAAATCTCAATTTGGTTGTTGTCCACATAAGGAATGCTCCTTAGATGATTTCCCCTTTCACCTTCGCAGTGGAGCAGCCAACGTGGTCCCTCCAAAAATCTGCTTTAATAACACTAT CATCATGGGGGGTGTACGGGGCAATTCAGGACAAGGACTCAACATTGTGATAATAAACA GTCAAACCGGGAAGATTTTAAGAAGTAATTACTTTAATTTGAAATCTGAAG GTCACGAGGAATTGCTTGAATATCTAAAGTTAATAAAGCCTGGAAATATCATTCTTGTGGCATCACACATCAACCCAGAGACAAA GTTGACAGATGAGATTAAAGATATATTCGCTGGTTTTGGAAGCACTATGATCGGATCCCTGAACCCTATGGATAGCTGGGTATTTGCAGGTGCTTATGGAATGAAGAAAGTTAGTCCTTTTGAAAAG ctaattcaaaatgatttgaagAACAACGCATATGGAGACTGGCCAGAGATGGGGGAGATCATGGACTGCTTTCCCAAAGTCTAG
- the LOC130424507 gene encoding protein FAM107B — MGVIHGKKADHNHQNQNSSCAQPLMGPGESDPVSDFKFVMDSDQRWGAEEDFDRRHLLPKQTHSGYYDELIRPKKIPNPIKASKSLRELHRELIITQKRGVMEEKPELQKVLEQRNRIQALKQQKKQDVEKSPLKQELLKRQMRLEKLERETGKQNEMLQGAPEFIRVKENLKSTAVTSTPEKECQLNISLH, encoded by the exons ATGGGAGTGATCCATGGAAAGAAA GCAGACCACAACCATCAGAATCAGAATTCCAGCTGTGCTCAACCACTTATGGGACCTGGTGAATCAG ATCCAGTGTCTGATTTTAAATTTGTGATGGACTCTGATCAGAGGTGGGGTGCAGAAGAGGATTTTGACCGCAGGCATCTGCTTCCCAAACAAACGCACAGCGGTTACTATGATGAGCTCATCAGGCCCAAAAAGATCCCCAATCCCATCAAAGCATCCAAAAGCCTCCGGGAACTCCACAGAGAGCTGATCATTACACAGAAGAG AGGAGTGATGGAGGAGAAGCCCGAGTTACAGAAGGTTCTTGAACAAAGGAACAGAATTCAGGCTCTGAAGCAGCAGAAAAAACAGGATGTGGAAAAGTCTCCCTTGAAGCAGGAGTTATTAAAGAGGCAAATGAGATTGGAGAAG cttgagagagagacaggaaagcAGAATGAGATGTTACAGGGTGCACCTGAGTTCATCAGAGTTAAAGAGAATCTGAAGAGCACAGCCGTCACAAGCACGCCGGAGAAAGAGTGTCAACTGAACATCAGTTTACATTAA
- the camk1a gene encoding calcium/calmodulin-dependent protein kinase type 1 isoform X2: MPLGEDENGWKKKTTDIKENYDFKEVLGTGAFSEVFLAEEKKTQRLVAIKCIPKKALEGKENSIENEIAVLHRIKHENIVSLEDIFESQSHLYLVMQLVSGGELFDRIVEKGFYTERDASKLIRQILDAVKYLHDMGIVHRDLKPENLLYYSMEEDSNIMISDFGLSKIEDSGSVMSTACGTPGYVAPEVLAQKPYSKAVDCWSIGVISYILLCGYPPFYDEIDAKLFEQILKAEYEFDSPYWDDISDSAKDFITHLMEKDPCFRYTCEQALQHPWISGDTALDRNIHESVSAQIKKNFAKSKWKQAFNATAVVRHMRRLQLSTSLEGPSQINTTSPYHRHLLLPAKELEQEEDEEEEVEKNVPVLASRWDCFQSAESDSEFSQVLPPQTDVGAVPIERVSEAVLTAVDQPAGSEIDL; encoded by the exons GGGAGCGTTCTCTGAGGTTTTCCTGGCCGAGGAGAAGAAGACCCAGCGACTCGTAGCAATTAAATGCATCCCTAAGAAAGCTTTGGAGGGAAAGGAGAACAGCATTGAGAACGAGATTGCTGTGCTACACAG AATAAAACATGAGAATATTGTTTCACTGGAGGACATCTTTGAGAGTCAATCACATTTGTACTTAGTCATGCAGCT GGTATCGGGGGGAGAGCTGTTTGACCGGATCGTTGAAAAGGGCTTCTACACCGAGAGAGATGCCAGCAAACTTATTCGCCAGATTTTAGATGCAGTCAAGTATCTCCATGATATGGGCATTGTGCACAGAGATCTGAAG CCAGAGAATCTGTTGTATTACAGTATGGAAGAAGACTCCAATATCATGATCAGTGACTTTGGCCTGTCTAAGATCGAGGATTCAGGAAGCGTGATGTCAACCGCCTGTGGCACGCCTGGATACGTGG ctccTGAGGTCTTGGCCCAAAAGCCATACAGTAAAGCTGTAGACTGTTGGTCCATAGGAGTGATTTCCTATATTTT ATTATGTGGATATCCTCCATTTTATGATGAAATCGATGCCAAACTGTTTGAACAGATTTTAAAAGCAGAATATGAATTTGACTCGCCGTACTGGGACGACATCTCTGACTCAG CCAAGGATTTCATCACTCACTTGATGGAGAAAGATCCATGTTTCAGATACACATGTGAACAGGCGTTACAGCATCCCTG GATTTCTGGAGATACAGCTCTGGACAGGAACATTCACGAATCTGTTAGTGCACAGATCAAGAAAAACTTTGCCAAAAGCAAATGGAAG CAAGCATTTAATGCGACAGCGGTGGTCAGACACATGCGGAGACTGCAGCTGAGCACCAGCCTAGAGGGGCCGAGCCAAATCAACACCACCAGCCCATATCACAGACACCTGCTCCTCCCCGCAAAAGAGCTCGAGCaggaggaagatgaagaggaggagGTGGAAAAGAATG TACCTGTTCTGGCCAGTAGGTGGGACTGTTTTCAATCAGCAGAATCTGATTCAGAGTTTTCTCAG GTTCTCCCACCACAGACGGACGTCGGGGCAGTGCCGATAGAGAGAGTCTCAGAAGCTGTGCTTACTGCTGTCGACCAACCAGCAGGATCTGAAATAGATCTCTGA
- the camk1a gene encoding calcium/calmodulin-dependent protein kinase type 1 isoform X1, with protein sequence MPLGEDENGWKKKTTDIKENYDFKEVLGTGAFSEVFLAEEKKTQRLVAIKCIPKKALEGKENSIENEIAVLHRIKHENIVSLEDIFESQSHLYLVMQLVSGGELFDRIVEKGFYTERDASKLIRQILDAVKYLHDMGIVHRDLKPENLLYYSMEEDSNIMISDFGLSKIEDSGSVMSTACGTPGYVAPEVLAQKPYSKAVDCWSIGVISYILLCGYPPFYDEIDAKLFEQILKAEYEFDSPYWDDISDSAKDFITHLMEKDPCFRYTCEQALQHPWISGDTALDRNIHESVSAQIKKNFAKSKWKQAFNATAVVRHMRRLQLSTSLEGPSQINTTSPYHRHLLLPAKELEQEEDEEEEVEKNAVPVLASRWDCFQSAESDSEFSQVLPPQTDVGAVPIERVSEAVLTAVDQPAGSEIDL encoded by the exons GGGAGCGTTCTCTGAGGTTTTCCTGGCCGAGGAGAAGAAGACCCAGCGACTCGTAGCAATTAAATGCATCCCTAAGAAAGCTTTGGAGGGAAAGGAGAACAGCATTGAGAACGAGATTGCTGTGCTACACAG AATAAAACATGAGAATATTGTTTCACTGGAGGACATCTTTGAGAGTCAATCACATTTGTACTTAGTCATGCAGCT GGTATCGGGGGGAGAGCTGTTTGACCGGATCGTTGAAAAGGGCTTCTACACCGAGAGAGATGCCAGCAAACTTATTCGCCAGATTTTAGATGCAGTCAAGTATCTCCATGATATGGGCATTGTGCACAGAGATCTGAAG CCAGAGAATCTGTTGTATTACAGTATGGAAGAAGACTCCAATATCATGATCAGTGACTTTGGCCTGTCTAAGATCGAGGATTCAGGAAGCGTGATGTCAACCGCCTGTGGCACGCCTGGATACGTGG ctccTGAGGTCTTGGCCCAAAAGCCATACAGTAAAGCTGTAGACTGTTGGTCCATAGGAGTGATTTCCTATATTTT ATTATGTGGATATCCTCCATTTTATGATGAAATCGATGCCAAACTGTTTGAACAGATTTTAAAAGCAGAATATGAATTTGACTCGCCGTACTGGGACGACATCTCTGACTCAG CCAAGGATTTCATCACTCACTTGATGGAGAAAGATCCATGTTTCAGATACACATGTGAACAGGCGTTACAGCATCCCTG GATTTCTGGAGATACAGCTCTGGACAGGAACATTCACGAATCTGTTAGTGCACAGATCAAGAAAAACTTTGCCAAAAGCAAATGGAAG CAAGCATTTAATGCGACAGCGGTGGTCAGACACATGCGGAGACTGCAGCTGAGCACCAGCCTAGAGGGGCCGAGCCAAATCAACACCACCAGCCCATATCACAGACACCTGCTCCTCCCCGCAAAAGAGCTCGAGCaggaggaagatgaagaggaggagGTGGAAAAGAATG CAGTACCTGTTCTGGCCAGTAGGTGGGACTGTTTTCAATCAGCAGAATCTGATTCAGAGTTTTCTCAG GTTCTCCCACCACAGACGGACGTCGGGGCAGTGCCGATAGAGAGAGTCTCAGAAGCTGTGCTTACTGCTGTCGACCAACCAGCAGGATCTGAAATAGATCTCTGA
- the camk1a gene encoding calcium/calmodulin-dependent protein kinase type 1 isoform X3, producing the protein MPLGEDENGWKKKTTDIKENYDFKEVLGTGAFSEVFLAEEKKTQRLVAIKCIPKKALEGKENSIENEIAVLHRIKHENIVSLEDIFESQSHLYLVMQLVSGGELFDRIVEKGFYTERDASKLIRQILDAVKYLHDMGIVHRDLKPENLLYYSMEEDSNIMISDFGLSKIEDSGSVMSTACGTPGYVAPEVLAQKPYSKAVDCWSIGVISYILLCGYPPFYDEIDAKLFEQILKAEYEFDSPYWDDISDSAKDFITHLMEKDPCFRYTCEQALQHPWISGDTALDRNIHESVSAQIKKNFAKSKWKQAFNATAVVRHMRRLQLSTSLEGPSQINTTSPYHRHLLLPAKELEQEEDEEEEVEKNGSPTTDGRRGSADRESLRSCAYCCRPTSRI; encoded by the exons GGGAGCGTTCTCTGAGGTTTTCCTGGCCGAGGAGAAGAAGACCCAGCGACTCGTAGCAATTAAATGCATCCCTAAGAAAGCTTTGGAGGGAAAGGAGAACAGCATTGAGAACGAGATTGCTGTGCTACACAG AATAAAACATGAGAATATTGTTTCACTGGAGGACATCTTTGAGAGTCAATCACATTTGTACTTAGTCATGCAGCT GGTATCGGGGGGAGAGCTGTTTGACCGGATCGTTGAAAAGGGCTTCTACACCGAGAGAGATGCCAGCAAACTTATTCGCCAGATTTTAGATGCAGTCAAGTATCTCCATGATATGGGCATTGTGCACAGAGATCTGAAG CCAGAGAATCTGTTGTATTACAGTATGGAAGAAGACTCCAATATCATGATCAGTGACTTTGGCCTGTCTAAGATCGAGGATTCAGGAAGCGTGATGTCAACCGCCTGTGGCACGCCTGGATACGTGG ctccTGAGGTCTTGGCCCAAAAGCCATACAGTAAAGCTGTAGACTGTTGGTCCATAGGAGTGATTTCCTATATTTT ATTATGTGGATATCCTCCATTTTATGATGAAATCGATGCCAAACTGTTTGAACAGATTTTAAAAGCAGAATATGAATTTGACTCGCCGTACTGGGACGACATCTCTGACTCAG CCAAGGATTTCATCACTCACTTGATGGAGAAAGATCCATGTTTCAGATACACATGTGAACAGGCGTTACAGCATCCCTG GATTTCTGGAGATACAGCTCTGGACAGGAACATTCACGAATCTGTTAGTGCACAGATCAAGAAAAACTTTGCCAAAAGCAAATGGAAG CAAGCATTTAATGCGACAGCGGTGGTCAGACACATGCGGAGACTGCAGCTGAGCACCAGCCTAGAGGGGCCGAGCCAAATCAACACCACCAGCCCATATCACAGACACCTGCTCCTCCCCGCAAAAGAGCTCGAGCaggaggaagatgaagaggaggagGTGGAAAAGAATG GTTCTCCCACCACAGACGGACGTCGGGGCAGTGCCGATAGAGAGAGTCTCAGAAGCTGTGCTTACTGCTGTCGACCAACCAGCAGGATCTGA
- the camk1a gene encoding calcium/calmodulin-dependent protein kinase type 1 isoform X4, with translation MPLGEDENGWKKKTTDIKENYDFKEVLGTGAFSEVFLAEEKKTQRLVAIKCIPKKALEGKENSIENEIAVLHRIKHENIVSLEDIFESQSHLYLVMQLVSGGELFDRIVEKGFYTERDASKLIRQILDAVKYLHDMGIVHRDLKPENLLYYSMEEDSNIMISDFGLSKIEDSGSVMSTACGTPGYVAPEVLAQKPYSKAVDCWSIGVISYILLCGYPPFYDEIDAKLFEQILKAEYEFDSPYWDDISDSAKDFITHLMEKDPCFRYTCEQALQHPWISGDTALDRNIHESVSAQIKKNFAKSKWKQAFNATAVVRHMRRLQLSTSLEGPSQINTTSPYHRHLLLPAKELEQEEDEEEEVEKNGMV, from the exons GGGAGCGTTCTCTGAGGTTTTCCTGGCCGAGGAGAAGAAGACCCAGCGACTCGTAGCAATTAAATGCATCCCTAAGAAAGCTTTGGAGGGAAAGGAGAACAGCATTGAGAACGAGATTGCTGTGCTACACAG AATAAAACATGAGAATATTGTTTCACTGGAGGACATCTTTGAGAGTCAATCACATTTGTACTTAGTCATGCAGCT GGTATCGGGGGGAGAGCTGTTTGACCGGATCGTTGAAAAGGGCTTCTACACCGAGAGAGATGCCAGCAAACTTATTCGCCAGATTTTAGATGCAGTCAAGTATCTCCATGATATGGGCATTGTGCACAGAGATCTGAAG CCAGAGAATCTGTTGTATTACAGTATGGAAGAAGACTCCAATATCATGATCAGTGACTTTGGCCTGTCTAAGATCGAGGATTCAGGAAGCGTGATGTCAACCGCCTGTGGCACGCCTGGATACGTGG ctccTGAGGTCTTGGCCCAAAAGCCATACAGTAAAGCTGTAGACTGTTGGTCCATAGGAGTGATTTCCTATATTTT ATTATGTGGATATCCTCCATTTTATGATGAAATCGATGCCAAACTGTTTGAACAGATTTTAAAAGCAGAATATGAATTTGACTCGCCGTACTGGGACGACATCTCTGACTCAG CCAAGGATTTCATCACTCACTTGATGGAGAAAGATCCATGTTTCAGATACACATGTGAACAGGCGTTACAGCATCCCTG GATTTCTGGAGATACAGCTCTGGACAGGAACATTCACGAATCTGTTAGTGCACAGATCAAGAAAAACTTTGCCAAAAGCAAATGGAAG CAAGCATTTAATGCGACAGCGGTGGTCAGACACATGCGGAGACTGCAGCTGAGCACCAGCCTAGAGGGGCCGAGCCAAATCAACACCACCAGCCCATATCACAGACACCTGCTCCTCCCCGCAAAAGAGCTCGAGCaggaggaagatgaagaggaggagGTGGAAAAGAATGGTATGGTTTAG